ATGAGAGTGCATGACGTCAAACCACCTTGGAGTGTCTTTCGGAATTTCGTTGATCTCCGCCAGCTTCTTTAGTGCGCTAATAATGTGCTCCTTTCCGGCTATTTTTGCGGCAAATTCATCGGCTTCATATTCGTTCTTCAATCTGAGAACTGTAAAGTCGTAGATTATCAAAGCAATGGACAATAAAACCGGACTAATTACCACCCACACAGGAAGGTCTAAGTTCATCGGGATTATCGCAAGTGTTACCGCAACAATGGGTATTATAGAGTTCTTAAACAGATGCTTCTTCTTGACGTGACCAAGCTCGTGCGCAATAACTGCAATGACTTCATCCTTATCGAGCTTTTCTAGTAATCCCTCGGTTACGTAAACATCCTTGCCCCCAAATCCCGAAACCAGTGCATAGGGCTTATCATCCTTCAAAACGTAGATGTTCTTAATCTTAATACAATATCTCCTGCATATCTCCCTTATTTCTTCGCTCAGCTCTCCTGTGAGCACTTCTCCCTTTCCAACTTTCTTTACAATCTTGGAGAACACTTCAGCAAC
This window of the Pyrococcus kukulkanii genome carries:
- a CDS encoding M48 family metallopeptidase, producing the protein MWQVVLILAVVLPPTIVLVQGRRYDKINRKERIVKLSKAYIASIFVELILFIISGVLGFFDYVGRFSGISGTFILFGPALLPIIASTLLLAYYSEKETMNRKTLLLGFVLLLAIVFGTIFLFMATEGITNFVIFIIYSMGVAEVFSKIVKKVGKGEVLTGELSEEIREICRRYCIKIKNIYVLKDDKPYALVSGFGGKDVYVTEGLLEKLDKDEVIAVIAHELGHVKKKHLFKNSIIPIVAVTLAIIPMNLDLPVWVVISPVLLSIALIIYDFTVLRLKNEYEADEFAAKIAGKEHIISALKKLAEINEIPKDTPRWFDVMHSHPSIKKRIKRLEEMV